The proteins below come from a single Biomphalaria glabrata chromosome 10, xgBioGlab47.1, whole genome shotgun sequence genomic window:
- the LOC106074124 gene encoding phospholipid phosphatase 1-like, which produces MVKKVTILIVFLEVSIFAAIAALSICMRKFMTPFTRGFFRDDQSIMHPFHSSTISSVVLYCVGFIVPGAVMILTEGIYAKYMHKRKKRKVVLNMFLWNTYHVVGLFMFGAAVTHLLTNIPKYTIGRLRPHFMSVCKPDWSKLTSNDSYIVQDICTGPDTSLIMEARVSFPSGHSSMSMYCAVILMLYLEKRLKCKNFMLVRPTLQLAAFSMAFFTCLSRISDYKHHWSDVLAGAILGMAIAYVIMVRMTQVVFHKRTSRDASSSMEFPKPYYHYSSSPIPTVISTDF; this is translated from the exons ATGGTGAAGAAAGTAACCATATTAATTGTTTTCTTAGAAGTTTCAATATTTGCAGCAA ttgctGCCCTTTCAATTTGTATGAGAAAATTCATGACACCATTCACTCGTGGTTTCTTCAGAGATGATCAATCAATAATGCATCCATTCCATTCATCAACTATTTCAAGTGTTGTTCTTTACTGTGTTGGGTTTATAGTTCCTGGCGCAGTG ATGATCCTGACTGAAGGTATTTATGCCAAATATATGCACAAGAGAAAAAAACGTAAGGTCGTCTTGAACATGTTTTTGTGGAACACATATCATGTCGTGGGGCTGTTCATGTTTGGGGCTGCAGTGACTCACTTGCTAACCAACATCCCCAAGTATACCATCGGAAGACTGAGGCCCCATtttatgtctgtctgtaaaCCCGACTGGTCCAAGCTTACATCTAACGATAGTTACATTGTTCAGGACATCTGTACTGGGCCAGATACATCTCTCATCATGGAAGCAAG GGTGTCTTTTCCTTCAGGCCATTCATCTATGTCTATGTATTGTGCTGTCATTCTTATG CTTTATCTTGAAAAAAGATTGAAGTGCAAAAACTTTATGTTGGTACGTCCTACACTGCAGCTGGCAGCTTTCTCCATGGCATTCTTTACATGTTTATCTCGGATATCTGACTATAAGCACCACTGGAGTGATGTTTTAGCTGGCGCCATCTTGGGAATGGCTATTGCATATGTGATT ATGGTCCGGATGACTCAAGTCGTCTTTCACAAGCGTACATCAAGGGATGCTTCAAGTAGCATGGAATTCCCCAAGCCCTACTACCACTACTCATCTAGTCCAATACCTACAGTCATATCAACAGATTTTTAA